The DNA sequence ATGTAATCAGTGGTGTCATGCAAAACTGCAGTTTATGTGTTCAGCACCGGTGTTGAAggaaattaatatttcatggcGGCACAATATCTGAGTTACTGTAGCCGCGTTTGCTGGGTGAGATTTCAGACGGTCACGGATGCtaagatgagaaagaaagaaagaaagaaagaaagagagaaagaaagaaagaaacaaagaaagaaagaaagaacaattGACCAGATTATGGTCTCAGTGttataatgtgacattttttaatctgctgttatatctgatgtgtgatttttctttttaagtcaGTCTTTTAAAGTCCAGTATTTCAATAAGCCTGATATGGAATACGGTCGGTCGGGACTTTTTTGGAGACGAGCTTTGTGATGCGCAACTTTCTCTCAACTTTACATTTGgcactgattacattttatgacaaactaacaaaatgacaattttctACTGTCAATCTGCACGACTTTTAGACTAGAAATCGAGGGGAAACACAATAAagtaacaatttaaaaaacaaaaaaaacgtctcATCAGTTTTAAATTCACCGACTCCCAAGGTTCCGCACAGAAGATGCTTTCAAACTAAGCATGCAAACTAACTTTTCGGCAAATCAACACACAGGATCATTAACTGAAGGGATAAATAAGGTCACATTCGCGcggctgaaaaaaataaaataaataaaattacgCTAAAATAGATTTTGCGCAAATGTAACTAAAGCACGAAGTCGGTCTTAAAGTTGGACAAACCGTACGCACGCACTTTGTCTAGCCAAAGTGCGCCCGCTGAGTCCTCTGCGGccagaaaataaatcatgtcaGAGAGATACACTTTGGAAATGTGCGAACTCTGCCAGTCCTCCAATTAGTAAAACAAATTGGCTCGACACGTTTCCCCTCTGAATCGGTCACCAGTTGCTGCTcggtctctttttttctctccctctctctctcggtccGCGCTGCACGCTCACGGTGTCCCCTCGACGCTCACAAGTGCGCGCCTCCGACAGCGACCGACAACAGGGAGATAGATAATATAGTGGGGTCTGCAGGGCTACCACAATGGGAGGAGTATGAAAGTTACCCTGAGCCCTGCCCACCAACTCCAAAACATATAAGAAGCTGAAGTGTACGCAAAAGGCAGGCACTAAAGACTTTCACCCCAACTCACTCCTTGTGTCACTTACTTTACTTTTCATCATTATGACCTCACTGGCATTTCATTGacagatttttaatattttgtttcaaGTGATATGGCTCCACAAGAGctttattgagttttttttccctcctcaaaacacagcaactaaacaaaaaaagcaaagatttctttttctttctttctttctttttttttttaaagaacaagtGAGCAGAGAATCCGTCACAATGGCGCTGGACACCGATTTTGGTGTGAAGGGCAGCAGCATCATCAGGGAGTGGAGCGGACAGGTCCAGCCTGCTCTGGTCGCCTCCTTCGTTTTCCTCTTCTGCCTGGAAGCCTGTCTGTGGGTCAGGAACCTCCGACAGAAGAGAAGACTGCCGGGACCCTTCGCCTGGCCCGTGGTGGGCAACGCCATGCAGCTGGGCCAGATGCCTCACATCACCTTCGCACGGCTGGCCAAAAAGTACGGCAACGTGTACCAGATACGACTGGGCTGCAGTGATATTGTGGTCCTGAATGGAGACAGGGCGATACGTGAGGCTCTGatacagcacagcacagagttTGCAGGCAGACCAAactttgtctctttccagaTGGTCTCTGGAGGCAGGAGTATGACATTTACTAATTATGGCAAACAGTGGAAAGCGCATAGGAAAGTAGCCCAATCCAGCCTCAGAGCCTTTTCCTCTGCTAACAGTCAGACCAAAAAAGCCTTTGAGCAACACATTACAGCCGAGGCCATGGACCTGGTGCGGTCATTTTTGCGCCAGAGCGCTGATGGACGGTATTTTGACCCTGCTTACGAGTTTACAGTAGCCGCTGCTAACATCATGTGCGCTCTGTGCTTCGGGAGGCGATACGGACACGACGACCTGGAGTTCAGGACCCTGCTCAAAAAGTTGCAAAAGTTCGGAGAGACAGTGGGGGCAGGTAGCTTGGTCGATGTCATGCCCTGGCTTCAGTCCTTCCCCAACCCGGTCCGCAGTGTCTATGAAAACTTCAAAAACCTCAACGAGGAGTTCTTTGCCTTCGTGAAAGATAAAGTGGTGCAGCACAGGGAATCCTTCAACCCAGAGGTGACCCGGGACATGAGCGACGCCATCATCAATGTCATTGAGCACGGGAAGGACAGCAGGCTGAGCAAAGAGTTCGTCGAAGCGACCGTCACAGATCTAATCGGGGCAGGTCAAGACACAGTATCGACTGTCATGCAGTGGatcatgctgctgctggccaaACACCCAGAGAAGCAAGCCAAACTGCAAGAGCTCATGGACAAAGTAGTGGGCCGAGACAGACTCCCGTCCATCGAGGACAGAAGCAGCCTGGCGTACCTGGACGCTTTCATCTACGAGACCATGCGCTTCACCAGCTTCGTCCCCGTCACCATCCCACACTCCACAACGTCAGACGTCACCATCGAAGGTCTCCACATCCCCAAAGACACCGTGGTCTTCATCAATCAGTGGTCCGTCAACCACGACCCTCTGAAGTGGAAGGATCCGCACATCTTTGACCCCTCGCGCTTCCTGGATGAAAACGGGGCCCTCGATAAGGACATAACCAACAACGTGATGATCTTCTCATCGGGGAAGAGGCGCTGCATCGGCAACCAGATCGCCAAGGTGGAGGTGTTTTTATTCACGGCCATCTTGCTGCACCAGTGCAGCTTTGAGAGCGACCCCTCAGAGCCCCTCACTCTGGACTGCTCCTACGGGCTCACGCTGAAGCCCCTCCGATGCTGCGTCAGCGCCCGGCTCAGGGGGAAGCTGCTCGGCTTAGTGTCCCCAGCATGAACAGCATGTCCCAATACTGTGTGACTCAAGGCCAGCAAACACTTTTCCACCAATGATGTGTAACAGTGAGTATCAACATACAGCACCTGCACTAAATTCTACGGTTGTTCGTCATATTTAATAATGATATTTAATGGCTATCTTAACACAAACTGAATATTAAGTATTGTTGGTGCAGGGCTGAGAGTATGTTTTACATTAGCTACAGGCTGAATTCAAGGTTGCTGGGATCAGGGCAAAATGTATTAGATTTCTGCTTCACAAGATACTTTATACTTGATCAGATTTTGTACATGATTCTgagctgtgtgcatgtttcacATCCACTATTGAGCATGTACTTGTACGTTGTGCGTGAAGGAATTAGctccttttcttttaatgtcaATTTAAACTAATATAACTGTGTAATAAGTGCTTGTGAATGTTATAAAAAGGTCACGTGATGACTCATTGTTTTCGactgtaatatgtaagaatataTTTAACCTTTGCCACATAAAAGCagttacaaaatatttttttatactttcATATTTCAGGTATGACAATAAGCATCATGAAACTTAATGTATTTCACTATCTACTGTACTCAAAGCGTATGAACACATTAAAGAAAGATGGCtgatcaaagtgttttttggaaaaaagaaaga is a window from the Acanthopagrus latus isolate v.2019 chromosome 16, fAcaLat1.1, whole genome shotgun sequence genome containing:
- the LOC119004577 gene encoding cytochrome P450 1B1-like, whose protein sequence is MALDTDFGVKGSSIIREWSGQVQPALVASFVFLFCLEACLWVRNLRQKRRLPGPFAWPVVGNAMQLGQMPHITFARLAKKYGNVYQIRLGCSDIVVLNGDRAIREALIQHSTEFAGRPNFVSFQMVSGGRSMTFTNYGKQWKAHRKVAQSSLRAFSSANSQTKKAFEQHITAEAMDLVRSFLRQSADGRYFDPAYEFTVAAANIMCALCFGRRYGHDDLEFRTLLKKLQKFGETVGAGSLVDVMPWLQSFPNPVRSVYENFKNLNEEFFAFVKDKVVQHRESFNPEVTRDMSDAIINVIEHGKDSRLSKEFVEATVTDLIGAGQDTVSTVMQWIMLLLAKHPEKQAKLQELMDKVVGRDRLPSIEDRSSLAYLDAFIYETMRFTSFVPVTIPHSTTSDVTIEGLHIPKDTVVFINQWSVNHDPLKWKDPHIFDPSRFLDENGALDKDITNNVMIFSSGKRRCIGNQIAKVEVFLFTAILLHQCSFESDPSEPLTLDCSYGLTLKPLRCCVSARLRGKLLGLVSPA